AGAGCGCACGCATTAGACAGTAAACAGgttcctattttattttgaatgagtcttttaattaatgcatttcaagTACTCCAAAAAATTACATCTCTTTGCACAATACAATTTGAAatcttattttttctttttttagtaaAAATGTTCAAAGTGAACAAAAATTTCCGATACTGTATAAAACACAGTGAACATTAAAATCAGACAGTAGTATTACTTTTTAATCTTGTGTTCTGTCGGCCTACGTCACCTACGACATTTCAACTCAATTTGGACATTTTCAGTGCACGTTTATCTAAAAACTTTTTACCAAGACTACGaaatcaaaaagaaagaaaatttaCAGGCATTTGTTCTTCCGCTCCTCTACCCAAACCATGCCACAGgataacaaagacaaaaatgagAATGTAACATTAAACTCCATCACCCTGgattggttgtttttttctctccactgaTGATGGTGTAGAAAAAGCATCATAAGCAAACTCCGTTTCAATCAGCACACGTAAGAACATAAATAACTTAGAGGAAAGGAAAGTCAGTCACATCTGAACGACTTATTCCGGAAttagaatacaaaaaaaaaatgaaaaaatgaaacagaacattttcaaatgaaatgctaATTTTTCCAACTACTGTACAAGTTTACATTAAACTCTCCGAGCTTCACAGGTGTCCTTCAGCCCGGgaggtgacatttaaaaagagcTCCGTTCTGCACCGCCATGAGAAATAAACCGTTCACTGTGAGACGCATTAATTCCAACGGCCACACCAGTGCACGTGTGGGATTATTACAATCAGGACAGTGTTGTACGATATTAGTTGTGATTAGTACTGCATGCATTTAGAAATGATAATGCcaggagaaaataaattcaaagcAGAAGTAAACATCCTTTGCTGAATATATGATGCAAAATTTCCGGACGTCGTTTGGTGGGTGCAAACATTTTTGCCATCATCCCATTGGCTGGTGAAATGTTGCACAGGAAGTCGATCCTGTGATTTTTGCACAAACATCAAGTTTTAATCAAATCATTCCGGCGagtgttttcattttcctgGAAAACACCCGAGGTCAACggtctccttcatctcctccacgtAACGTGGTTCCCCACAAGCAACAGGCGCTCCCCTCTGGTTTTTAAACCCTGCACAGTAACTGCATGCGTGTGAAGTCCTATGGCACGCTGAAGTAAACTCACACGGACGCCAGCCGAGCATCGATGAGCGGCGCGCGCACTGCGGAACGCATGAATACTGAGACAATACTGCTGCGTTTCCCACATAGTTCAAGACGAATAGGAATAGCTGTCAAAGAAAGAGCGGCATATCAGTGTCACACACCTTggtcgatcaatcaatcaatcatcacaTTAAATAAACGTGTCTGCATGCCCACATTGAAAATGTAAGACTCGCAATCGgaggaatatttatttaaactcaattCTTTTCTTCACATCCACACTGgagtcattttttaaatgtatttccatACTCATGTAATCTAACTGCATCACGTGGTACACTCTCACTCCAATGCGAAGCCGCCGCAGCCTTCACTTTCTGTCGTCTTCATATCTGAACGGGTAGAATCATCATCAGCCTCAGATAGTGGTTATTCCTACGCCATAATCAAAAACTATTCACTAAAAGATGATAAAAAGGTGCACCGAAACAGGCGATCTTCCCTCTTCACGTGACTCGATCTCATCCAGCTGGACACACAAACGTGATGTTAGCaagacagttaaaaaaaataaaaataaaaatgcaaaaggGGATCCTTGAACAAAGAAGGCTTTCAAAGTGAGACATGGTGACCTTGTTCAAAAATCTAGCAAACTAGCAAAAGTGTGAAAGAGGTCCACCTGATTGGACGACTGCTGAGAGAACCCGATGGCATCAaatcctcagcagcagcacccaAGGACCCCGTAACGAACGTCATTCCTTCAATGTGTTAAGAGTCCTGAGAGCACTAACcgaaaataaaagaacaaaagtgAAGAATTACACATTTACAGTAGCagaaatagttttgtttttcacttatGATACACTAAATATGTACAGTCACATGCAGAAGACTGTCTGCACGAGAGACCGGAGCGTGTGTAAATCACAAAAGTGCCTCAAATCCCCACTGAGCGTCTCGGTCCTGGTTAgaatggccaaaaaaaaaagaaacgcacaGACCGATTCACCAGCAAGCCACGGGTGTGTGTCACTCAAGACggcgttgccccccccccccccgaaaaaaagaaaagaaaaaagaacacatCACAGAATGCACTAAAGCTACACATGATTCTTTAACTCCTTGGCACTccttagaaagaaaaaaggtggAGGAAGATGCCAAGTCGCGCTGCATTGGAAACGGCTGATGGTTGAGTCCACTCCACAAAGAGACAATAAAGTTGCCAGACagtcttttctcttcttcaccGTGTCTGTTCTGTCGGTCGATGGaggatatgatgatgatgatgagcaacAACCATGTCAGGCTTTTCTTTGGATGGAGTGACGCTTTTGTTTTCCCACTGTAGGCACAAGGAGGTGCCAAGGCAttgggggggaagggggggggtggcgggggcAGGATGCAGGGTCTCAGCGTCTCATCTGACCCATCTGATAGTTCTCCCTGGGCTGACGGTGGTGCCTCTGGGGCTGCTCCTGCCGCTGAGGCTGCCTCTGGGGCTGCCGGCCGCCGCCGTGCCCGGCGTGCCCGTGCTGGTGGGCGTGTGGATGCTGCGACTGGTGTTGCACCTGGGAGCTAGCGTTCTGCTGCGCTCGCCGTCTCTTCAAAGTGCCTGTTGGGAGAGAGGCGGTTCATTGAGCTCGTTTAAAAAACGGACCGATGGGTTAGCGGCGCTCTGAATGGAACCCGGTGACTTTGTTTTGCCTGTTTCACACGCTACAACAACAGCTAGCTCCTTCACTGCACGTCACGCTGCGGAAGAAGAGTCTGACAAAACCGGGCTGGCAGTCCGCGTCAGGCTGCAGAACATCAGCATAGATGCGTGCCGGAAGACGCGATGAAAGCCGAGTGAATCGTGGCACGGCAATGAAAGGAAGAAGAACGATGTAATGGTCACCAAGGAGGCGAACACGTAAGCAGGGACATTTCTGCACGCCTCTTCATATCGGAGTCAGGGTGACAATAAACATGATATTGCCAAATTCCTAAATTCCAGACACAGAGATTTTAGTCGGTAAATATCCAAAACGCTTTGAAAGCCGCAGTGGGAGCGGACCTAAATTTAACCTTTGAGTGACTACAgattcctgccccccccaccctctagGCTGACTTCAAAGCCCTTCCCTGCagaggaggctgcagcgctgACCAAGTGAAGACCCATTTATATTCAAGGTTAAAGTCGTGCGCTGATAAAGACGGAGCCATTTTCTACTTATCTATGAGGACACTAAATAATCAGTTCTGCATTAATTTAAGCaagtgtgaaaaaaataaactctCCATCGGGATGAATTTAACAGCCTCACAGACCCCCCATCGAGCACGCCGTCTCCTCCCCGTTTGCCACTTTGCATTTAATTGGTACACCATGACCTCTTccgttgccttttttttttgtgactctTCACTACCATCTTGTGGATGTAACCATGCCAACGTGAAAAGAAGCACAGAAGTCAGTAAACGGAAGAATAAATGAGCCTtgaaatcacaaagagcaaaaaaaccGAAGAATCGACTGGACTCGTTCAAGTTAGCTGAAGATGTTTCAGCTCTCGTCCGGGAGGCTTcttcataaaaacaaatgacaacaAACAGAATCTGTCAGTCAAACGGCTAGAAGGTTCCATTTTCTGGGTAAATCTCTGGACTCACCTGGAAGTGGTTTTGGAGGGGGGAGTTTGGGGTTACTGCTGGGCGTATGCACACTACAGATCTTAATGAAGCCAGCCATGAGCATGATGAGGGCGATGCCCATCAGCAGCACCGCCCACCAGTGGGCCTAGAGAAAGAAACCGAAGCAGAATCAAGCAAAGTGAACACAGAAACACCCGGCGCCCTAAACGGAACATCCCGTCAGAGTCGAGACGCCGCGACACCGCGACACCTACCACAATCCATTCTGCAATGTTCTCGTAGAGCTCTGGGTTGAAGATGGCCTTCTTCAGCCTGGCCAGCGGTCCGTCCGCGTCCACCAGCCGGCACTTCATGAACACATCACAGTAGCCCTTGAAGTCATTGCACGGCGAGCCGGCCGGCAGGGTGATCACTTTCTTATTGAAGAAGTGAGCCAGACGCTCCGATCCTGTGCTGCTGCACGTGTTGGGATTCACTGCAGAGGATCGATCGCAGGATATCAACGCAACGCAAAcgacaaagaaaaacacctcAAGTGCATTTTATAAAATATGGAAATGCATAATCTAGTTTACAAGGTGCGGGAAAAATAGAAAACGACTCACTCTTCTCCATGCAGCACACGTGGCAGAGCTCGGTCTCATCCTTGCCATCTTGGCTGGCGCAGGTACACGCCTCGCGTCCATATTTCTTACAGATGGAGCCAGAACAGCCCTGtgtgggaggagcaggaggcctgGATAAGCACACGCTGACTGCTAGGAATACAGAGCGCCGAGAACAACCAGTTCTTCCTGGTATGGAGTCTTTAATCACTTACCCCGTTGAGGCAGACTTGGGTCTCCCCGTGGCAGGGGGTGTTGTTGGCCTTGGGTTCAGACGTGGGGCACGTGGCAGTGACTCCGTTGCACATGCCATTGTGAGCGCACTCCGACTCCTCTCTGCACTTCTCGTTCGGACCCTTGTAAGTGCAATCCGCTGTACAGCAAGGACCCTGGCTAGGACTGGTGTGAAAAGAACTGGTTTATTATCACAAAGGAGTTGGAACGTCTCCCTCACGAGGCATCAAAACGTTCAGCTGAGAAAGGTCCCCGACCTGCAGACTTTATTGGGCTTTAATTTGCATTTCTTGTTGTCGGCCTGGTTTGCATCGTAGCAGCACAGGTCCCTGCACTGATCGCTGTAGCCGCAGTCGcactcctctcctggctccacCAGGCCGTTACCACAGATGGGCTGGCCAGATTCTgttggaggaaaacaaacatttaactCCCTCCCAAAGTACTGGAACATGGCGTTTCACACTTTGAACGCTTTTAccaattgaaaaaaaaaaatctaatcagaCATATACTGCAAACCGtgtcttaaaaaaaaccaaaagaaaTATTGCCCTAAAGAGGACGATGGTTGAGAGACCGATGCAACACGGCTTTCTGCCAAATGTTCTTTAGCAAATTAAAGTAGAACGTGTACAGCAGAACAGAGACAGCCATGTATGAGACTTTAAACAGGAACGTTAGTCATACGCTTGAATTGGTAAGAGTGACACcagtaaaacaaatacaaataatcaCATGCTAATGTTGCTTTTCAAAGCTAACACCAGCAGATAAGTCGGTGAACCTCTAGCGGCCCTGATTAAATAAGTCCCCCACCCACGAGTCAAGGGAGAACAGAAGCAGAATATTGGGTTTTAATTTGAGAAATAAAACTCAAATCTGTCCTTGGTCAGACAGACCGATGGAAATAGTCGAACGTACCAACGAAACAGTTGCTCCTCTTTTTCTCCAGCACCTGGCTGATGTTGCGGACGCTACAGACGGAAAACTTATTGTTGTTGAGCTTGTCTCCTGATGTAGCTCTCGCATACATGATGTAATTTCCCTTCTCCTTCTTGTCTTGGCTCTTAGATTCTCCTGGGGTGCACTCGGACCCCGAATCATGCTGAGAGGGAGaacggggaaaaaaagaaaaagaaaatcaatgtgATTGATCTCACCATGCATAAATGTGACACATCTGAGACACTCACCGGGGAGCCAAAGTTGTGTCCTACTTCATGTGCAAAAGTGATATGAGACACTTTTGGCGGTACGTGGGAGGCATAGTTCTGTACAGTGATTATGCCAGTGTTGAGAGACTTCTTTTTTCCGTCCGAGTACAGCTTGCTTTTTTCACAAATGCCTCCGGAGCTCCCtgggaatgaaaagaaaaagttgtAGCAACCTGAAGGCTCACTGAAGACAGAGAATCAGATTGGTCCAGAAAATGACCACATGATGTAATGCCTTCCTTCAAAAATATAATGAGCGTGTTTACAACACGACAGGAGACGCATAACCTCCTACAGTAATTTAAGATTCCAAC
The sequence above is drawn from the Brachionichthys hirsutus isolate HB-005 chromosome 5, CSIRO-AGI_Bhir_v1, whole genome shotgun sequence genome and encodes:
- the LOC137893983 gene encoding disintegrin and metalloproteinase domain-containing protein 10-like, whose amino-acid sequence is MDLGAMVLLKVFLFVFVLHYTRGNYRNPLNKYIHHYEGLSYETELLHNMHQRAKRALSHEDQFLHLEFHAHGRHFNLRLRRDTNLFAQDLKVDVSGEEIPYDTSHIYAGEIYGEKGTLTHGAIVDGKFEGFIQSYQGTYYVEPAERYLGAKDVPFHSVIYHEDDIHYPHKYGPEGGCADSSVFQRMKKYQVSVVEEPPKEPHAEAGSGDPVLLRKKRMAQVEKNTCQLFIQTDHLFFKHYKSREAVIAQISSHVKAIDAIYQGTDFMGIRNISFMVKRIRINTTSDERDRSNPFRFANIGVEKFLELNSEQNHDDYCLAYVFTDRDFDDGVLGLAWVGAPSGSSGGICEKSKLYSDGKKKSLNTGIITVQNYASHVPPKVSHITFAHEVGHNFGSPHDSGSECTPGESKSQDKKEKGNYIMYARATSGDKLNNNKFSVCSVRNISQVLEKKRSNCFVESGQPICGNGLVEPGEECDCGYSDQCRDLCCYDANQADNKKCKLKPNKVCSPSQGPCCTADCTYKGPNEKCREESECAHNGMCNGVTATCPTSEPKANNTPCHGETQVCLNGGCSGSICKKYGREACTCASQDGKDETELCHVCCMEKMNPNTCSSTGSERLAHFFNKKVITLPAGSPCNDFKGYCDVFMKCRLVDADGPLARLKKAIFNPELYENIAEWIVAHWWAVLLMGIALIMLMAGFIKICSVHTPSSNPKLPPPKPLPGTLKRRRAQQPQRQEQPQRHHRQPRENYQMGQMRR